Below is a genomic region from Helianthus annuus cultivar XRQ/B chromosome 2, HanXRQr2.0-SUNRISE, whole genome shotgun sequence.
CGCGCAAACCACTATGGTTTGAGAAATAGGGGTGGTGTACCACGAGAACCATGTCCTGCGTGACAAGTATCAATTCATGATCCAATCCACCACCTTCATACCCCAATGGCTAAAAGGCTCAAACTAGATGTTTGATAACTCCCAAAGTCTTTGGTAGACTAACACTGAAATTTCATGGCAAGTGGTTAATGAAGATAACGTATAAAGAAGGAAATATGAAACATATAGTGTGAATAGAACAAGAAGTCCTTGTCGTTTGTGTTTGGTTGGCCTAACGTGTTGCAAGCCTGATGAAATTAACCATTCCAAAAAAATAGAACAAGAAGACTTGTAAATGGTCCACAATATATATGCTATTTATGAGCTCCTCTCAATCCATCATCTATATGGTGATATTAACTCGTAGTTAACAACAAATGTTCATATTAATCAATGGATTGATTCCACTATAAaaaaggtttattattttgaCATGTCCtttgtataaaaaaaaaaaaattgaagatTTTTTTTCAAGAGTTAaataccattttagtccctgtggtttgtgtgattttgccagtttagtccaaaggtttcatttttaacctgtgggtccaaaaaggtttcacagttgccactTTAGTCTacttggttaacttcattcattttttctgttaacgagaaggccaatttggtcattttgtatgtaattctattaactaaaagggcaattcagccatataaaatgaccgacttggccttctcgttaacagaaaaatgaatgaagttaacccggtggactaaaatggcaactgtgaaacctttttggacccacaggttaaaaatgaaacctttggactaaactggcaaaatggctcaaactacaggaactaaaatggcatttaactctattttttAATAGCAATGTTTGCTTCTACTCTGTTAGTAGCAATAATTCTACATTATTCACTCTTGCCCAAGATTGAACTCATGTTAAAGTGGTGTGTTCCCAACTAAATGGTTGTTGGTTTAGATTCGACAAAAGACTGGTGTGGTGTAATTttagccgttcaaaaaataaAGGAGAAAGAGAGTAACTCTTCAATATGGTGTAAATAACTAGCTAGATTTTAAAAGTCAAATTCCAATATATGGGTCATGTCAAGCAAGTCTGTTTGATTTTTCAACGACTTCTTTTGTTTGTTTGATGCAATAAAAAACGTCCTTACTTACCCACCCCGTCTTATAATGACTTCTTTTGTTTGTTTGATGTAATAAAAAAAACAGCCTTACTTACCCTCCCCGCCCATCGCCGTTTGTCCACACCGCCATCTCTGCCACATACCCTATGATACGGCAATTTTGGGTTTACCCATAGGTTGATAAGTTCCGCGTCATGACTCATGGGTATCGTGTGAACAATGGTCCACCCTTTTGTTTAGGGTCCTTGTGATAGTAAgtgacttggggtccttaaaaggaCAAAGACTTAAAGACATATGAGTCTTCTAGGCGAGTGGCTTGCGGGTCCATGTGACCCAATAATGGATGAGGACCCCACTTACAAAGACCAAAGACTTATTCTTACACCAAATTTGGAACCATTAATAAGGACCCCACACTTACAAAGACTTAAAAGACTTGTGAGTCTTATTtatattcttcattttttttctcCTGGTTTCTTTCGGATCGCACTCTTTTTAACTAATAAAACTTCGGAGCAAAAAAATTGGGTATATGggtttaattaaaataaatacaaTAAATATTTTTCAAACCCACTAAATACATGGGTTTAATTAATATAAACACAAAAAATTGGGTGTATGggtttaattaatataaatacaAAAAAGTTGGGTATATGGGTTTAGTAACCTTGAAATATTTGCACCCATTACTAAATACAATAAATATTTTACAAATAttataaacaaataaaaactcatTGTTATTCCTACATAGTAATATAATTACTTCGAATATATCACACTACTACATTAAATGGTTAACAATGTTGAAGTGTGCTTTTTAATtaaaggggaattggcctgtaataatctcacctagaccttattggccaatAATCATCCCACCTCaaaatattccccccaccagtcccacctttcacctatttttcctacaatgatCCCCCGTTAAAAAATTTAACGGAGTTAACCATTTTTCCAAGTttcaaacagattttttagggcatttgatcagaacgatgatacgagtccattgatgtaaaacttacttcgaaatggtgctccaagtgacttgattttggttaattggaaatttaaacacccgaattgaagcccCGTTTTCATCATCTCGAGCACCGTTTCGacgcaagttttacatcaatgaactcgtatcgtcgttctaatcaaaagccctaaaaatctgtttgtaatttggaaaaaaacttaactccgttaagtttttttaacgggggaccattgtaggaaaaatagttgaaagatgggactggtggggggaatattctgaggtgggattattaatggccaataaggactaggtgggattattacaggccaatttcccttaaTTAAATCTTAACTCAGCTAAAGAGAAAAACTAATAAATTACCAAATcaacaaaaataataaattacTTTTATAATTTACATAGTAATGCATCGTAATGTTAtaaccccgagatctatggacgtagtttttaaaagacttagttttgctattcaaaatgGGTAGCGGAGCAGCTTGTTGCctgtttaccaactatctcgatgtaaattcataacaTGACTCTAATTTTACActatttaaagaaaaaaaaatttcaaaaaaaatccTTTTGAGCACTGTACTTTTTTTCTTACAAATTTGACCAACGAATATGACAACCATTTAAGGCAATACACTTCTTATCTTTTATCTTCACATTGGCACCATATAAACCTTCATCAAGGCCTGTTCATATACATATGTGTATCTACACAAACAACTGACCAAACACATTTTGATCAATCATGCATCCTCAAGTGTTTTTCATTTTCTCACTTCTCTTGCTAGACCTTCAGACTATAACTACAAACCAATTGGTAGCAATGGGAAGAGACACTAATGGCGTTGTCATCAATAAGAAATGCATCGATAAAGATAGACGTGCGCTCCTTGATCTCAAAACTCGCCTTCAAGACCCTAAAGGCGTTTTGTCTACATGGAAAACTGAAGAAGAAGCCGACGACTGCTGTAAATGGAACGGAGTCACATGCAACGGCACAACAGGTCATGTCACACAACTTGAATTGTCCGGCCTTGGAGGTGAGATTGGCCCTTCTTTGAGTGACTTAGCCTATTTGGAACAGTTTGCACTTGAATGCCCCGAAAGATGTGTGATCGAAAACATAGACTGGTTAGCGAATCTTTCTCATCTACAAACACTTAGTATGGAAGGAATTTTCATAGCTAAAGCAAATCATTGGGTAGATGTATTTCAAACTCTACAAAAACTATCGTCGTTAACACTATATAAATGTGACCTCTCACAAGTCATGTATCCTGCGTATTCTTCGTCATTTGACAACTCTTTTTCATCATCTATCCAAACCCTTGAGCTCTCGAACAACAATCTCAACTCATCCATGTATCATTGGTTGTTTCCGTTAACTAGCAACAACCTCTCTACTCTTGATCTATCTGAAAACATGTTAGATGGAATACCAAAATATTTTGGAAACCTTTGTGGTTTAACATCATTAAGAATTAATAACAACTCCGCGCCTATCAAGTTTCCTGATTTTCTAAGAAATTTGTCTGGATGCACATCGGATACGTTACAACTGTTACAAGCTATAAGAAGCCAACTTACCGGCCCAATTTCAGATGAGATCCAAGTGTATTCATCCCTAAAGTTCTTAAACCTGTTTAATAATCACTTAAATGGGGCTATAAGTGATAAATTGTGGGAACTACCTATGCTTGAAACTTTTGTGGCTTTTTCGAATTTTCTTAGCGGTGCTATCTCTGAAAACATTGGAAAGTCGAAGCTTTGGAAGTTACATCTTTCAAACAACTCACTGAATGGAGTTTCGGATCGTTCCGCAGATCATATGTTAAACATGTCTTATGTAGAGTATATTGATTTGAGCTCTTGCAAGCTCGGGCCTCGCTTCCCTAGATGGATTCAAAAACTCAAAAATCTTACTCGTCTTGATATTGCGAATAATGGAATTTCAGATTCGGTTCCTCTAGACTTTTGGAATAAGTGGCCATCTCAATTAGCATATTTGAATCTCTCTTCCAATAACATCACAATGGAAGTACCAGATTTATTATCGAATTTCAATGGTCTTTCTTCGGCAATAGATTTGAGTTCCAACAACCTTTATGGTCCGATACCAAATGTTTCTTCCACTGTGATGTTATTAAATCTTTCCAGAAACAAATTCTCTGGAGGAATCTCTTTTTTATGCGAAATTGTTGGTGGATACTTATACTTTCTTGATCTCTCCAATAACTTCTTAACtggtcaagttccggattgtTTATGGAATTTTAAATCTCTAGATGTGCTAAATCTAGGCCACAACAATTTTTTTGGAAGGCTTCCTGCTTCCATCGAATCTTTGTTCAATCTCGAGGTGTTGTATCTATATAAGAACAAGTTTACGGGAGAACTGCCTTTGTCTCTAAAGAACTGCACGAATTTGAAGTTCTTGAATTTGGGGGTTAACAATTTTTCCGGTAATGTGCCTGCTTGGATTGGAGAAAACCTATCAAAGTTGTATGTTCTTAGCCTAAGTGCAAACAACTTTTTCGGAACTATCCCTTTACAATTGTGTCAACTAGTGAATCTTCAACTTCTTGACCTGTCAAAAAACAATCTATTCGGAACCATCCCATCATGCATGAATAATCTTACTACCATGGTTCAAGAAGGACTTATTCCAACACGAACTGAGTACGTTTTTTCCATTCCATGGTATAATCCAAGATATGCTCATCAAGATTTCATTTTTCATTCGTATTTTGACCATGCAACGATTGAGTGGCAAGGAAATGTACGTGAATTCAGTAGCATTCTTGGATTGCTTAGGATCATTGATCTATCAAGCAACAACCTAACAGGACAATTTCCATACGAACTCACCAATCTCCATGGACTAATTGCATTAAACTTGTCGAAGAACGCTTTAGGTGGAGAGATTCCATGGAAAATTGGTGACATGAAAAAACTTTTAACTTTGGATATATCAAGAAACAATTTTTCAGGAGGGATACCATCAAGCATGGCTCAGATGACTTCAATAAATTATCTAGACGTGTCGTATAATAACTTGTCAGGTAGAATTCCGTCTAGCACTCAACTCCAGTCCTTTGAACCATCAAGATATAGTGGAAACGCAGGACTATGTGGACCTCCCATTACTAAAAATTGTATTGGAGATGACGAATCTGAAGTACCACCCACTCTTGGTGAAAGTGAAGGCGGCAGGGAAGACGTAGATGAGCTTCAAAGGTGGTTTTATATCGGTGGGGGCAGTGGTTTTGTTACTGGCTTTTGGATAGTATGTGGCACGTTAGTTCTCAACCGTCATTTGAGACATGCGTTTTTTCACTTTCTTGATCGCGTGAAAAATGTGGTTTATGTGAAGGTGATGGTGTTCATTGCAAAGTTGCAAAGAGCGGCACTGTGACAACCGGCGaaaataatggtaattccgtacaacttaacaatttattaaacatttaattTCGTTCGTTCCGATTTAATTTATGCGTAATTAGGTCATGTGAAGTCTAGCAATCATAGGACATGGTTAAATATGTCAAATAATATCAATACAATCACCGCGTCGCGAGAAAACtgcaaactatgtccaaatatgttggcaaatgctgaaaacactattcaccggaacacactattcatgccagcaagttcCGAAAACTGTCCGAACGAGCGACGAATGGCACGAACGCACTTTATAGTtgaaatacaaataaaaatccctaattagggacACAAAATACTAATACACTTTAACTTTCCGATAAACGCACATAATTACGATTTGTCTGTTCGGCGCTAAACTGTAACAAAATAAAATGTCCGCGACactaaaattcagcattttaatgTCCGTAGGACTTGTAAATAATATATTACACTCTAAATAAGCTTGGGGATATCCGAAACACAAGCTTCCGGTACTACAACGGTACACTCACAACTTGCCCGATTTCGCGCCGACGAGCTAGTAAATGGCATATACAACTCACATCTCTAAATGGTATACAGTTATATTTGTGTAACAAATATACAATCTCGAATCAAAGCATAtacatcaaacaaatgccaacatATTATTAAAAATACACAAGGGTTCCAAGAACAAAACGAATACAATAACGTTCAATATGAGCAACAAGTACAAGGTCTAGAAGTGACCAAAgtgtctaatgagttagaacCCTTGTAGGTTAACTCACGTTTTGGAACACCATTGCTAGCACTATCTCTCTCTAGACACAATATTgagagttcatgtcccccttttctcttaaatGTTTTCGGTTTACAACTCTCGAGGGGAAATAAATGTTTCGATGGTATGGTTTAGCTATGGAATGAATTGTTAGATCATATGCGAATAGGGTCACTCTTAAGcgccattaatcttgtataagaccgaggagcaagagtggtagatctatcgggtgtagcaAGCCCCACTCATGGGTCCTTGACTCCTTGTGTGGCCGCATATAGTGCTTTTGTTGTCTCAACCGGGTGGACTGGAGAAAATCGTCTACGGTTGAGTGTTTCCTAtgtcgtcacacatattaatgtcattgtaaaacattaatgatctgttcatagacgctttagaTACCACATTGTTATATATGAACTCTCAAATGTTTTAAGACTTATTTGATgcacatacaaaacacatgaactcgccaacttttgttgatgttttcaaaacttacatgtatttcaggtaaatGAATGGATCTTGGTGCAGTCGGTTCTCAAGAAGCTTTTGGGTTATCATATTATCAATGTCATCCTTTTGAAGGGTTTGATCCATATATCTCATCTTCAATGGGATATAGGAAGCAAAGCCTTATGTTTCAAAATTATGTTGAACTGGTCTTTTGTAAAAACTTATAACTTATGTCATCTTGTACCTTAAACGACTTATGGTGTGTATCTTTTAGTTAtgtcaatggatgaacatcgtgtGTTTTTAATCTTATAGTTGTTTACTCATATCGTATGCGATGAAAACTAATCAAGTTCACATCACCTGCTTCCGCTATCGAACGGGTGTGACAGGCACATCCGTACTGGTACTGGTATGTTGtatttctttcttcttttttatttctTCTCAAAACCATTCTCATTGTTTACATAACTTGTTTTGTTAAGAAAGAGTTATGTATCTATTAACAAGGCACATTAGTGTAGGTTCTTTGACTATTTAGTTTATCTTGAATGGTATATCTTATTCACTATTCAGCAGAATTCTTATGCAAGCAACATGTTTATGCTGGAAAAATCATCATTAGATCGACTTTGAAGATGGATTTGTATTTATATCCAAATAATGTTGAGTGAACACAAATTATATCTGAGTCAAACATATATGTACGATACTTATTTTTCAGTTTTAAACACGTAAGCACACATATGTACATTAGAAATTAAAAAAAGAGTGAATTTAAGAATTTTCCTTTATCTTTATATTCATTTTCaggtgttgtcctttatgttcaaattgacgagttttgtactttatgttttcaaatcatacacgttgTGTCCTTTAAGccaaactcagttaattttttctgttaaatctgatcatgtgctttgcacatgaggacatttttgtcaattcatATTTATAAGGACTAATTGTGTAGATAATATAAATAACCAacctttttaaaaattaaaatctTACACCCCCACCTTCTTCTCCAACACTTCAAACCTAACAACCTCCACTCATCAATGAATCTCTGCAACTATAAAACCACAGATAGATACATTCATACATATATGCTTTCTGAGAAAACCGGCCTCTTAACTTCTTAACTTCCCCGCCAAAACCCTAGTACTTCTCACACGATCCTAACCCTATACATTGGGGAGGATTAAAATGAAAAAACATATATTTCATGAGAACCGCGAATCATAGCGACACACCTAATTGATTGATTTGCTACATGGCTTTGCATACACACATTTGTTGGTGTTTAGTCCAGTTTTACGCACCTTTTTCAGTCATAGATCCAAGCCCTTTTAACAAACTTAACTGCTCTAGGTTACCACAATAATGGTATTTCAACTAGAGGTGAAATCGTGCAAACATTGACAAATTGTTCTATATTAAGAGTTAAATggcattttagtccctgtgttttGGGTCATTtcgccagtttagtccaaaggtttcatttttcgcctgtgtgtccaaaaagatttcaccgttaccattttagtccattgggttaacttcatccattatttctgttaacaagaaagacaattcggtcattttatatggccgaattgcccttctagttcaCAGAATTATATATAAAATGGTTACAAACTCACGATTTTGACCTGTTTACTTATAAATTGGTTGATTTGTTTGTGATTtatcctatgcagttaatgcggtaaaatatcggatatcggtcgaGGACccatatttgagatataggttatctcggtgagatatcggtgggatatcgATGATTTTAATacaatgcagaatttatatatatagcaatttaatactaataattcagtgatatatcggcaATATATCGATTATATCGGTCAAAtctcggtgatatatcggttatatcggtcaaatatcggtgatatgtaggtcaaatatcggtcaatatatcaccgatatatcaCCAAGATTAACTGCATAGGATTTATCTACGACAAGCTAAATGATTTgggaaaaaaaaaagttaactaTAAAGAGGAACGGGTCAAACAGGTTAAAAGTCTTGCAACCTCCTAAATAGTTTATAACATGTAACAAGCCGAATTTCGAGCTTTCAAACAAACTTTCTTCACATATTATAAACAATTTATGCTATTATGTACCCTTTCACTAGTAACATGAAAGAAATCCAATTCTATGTTTAAACAGCCAAACACGTTTACCTGATAATTGTATTAATACCAACCCCACGAATTATGCGAACCAAAAGGGGACCTAAGGAATTCTACAAAGCAAATGGGATCTTAAGTGTTGGTTTTTAGTCCAGTTTTACACACCTCTTTCAGCCATAGATCCAAGCCCTGTTCACATACTTAACCGTTCTAGTTAAGGCTGAACTTTTTTTTCCTACAGTTTGGTCTTGCGGCAGTTTGAATCTCAGTTTAGGGTGTCAAAGGCCCAAAACACCATTTTTTTTCAACTAGAGGCGAAATCATGCAAACATTGAGAAAGGGTTCTAAAAAAAAGGGTagttgcacggtacccctgaccgcggaagggatctcccttcccagttcaccacccgacaaggatccctggcggcaaatacccatagccatcaaagaggggtaagaaacatgtttcgaacccgagacctcgagtgtcctcggtccggctttaaagcgggtgtcggtggccaccaaagtggcactaatgggaattgaacttgggtctccatTGGAGAACCCAAGTCACTCCACCACTAGGCCACTTGTGGTGGTTGAGGCGTTTTCCCTTTCACCTCACGAGGCGTAAAGGTTTAAAAGAtcggaaacgagtttcgaggcgttttccctttcacctcacgaggcgtaagcctcaAGGCATAAGGCCGAGGCGGTATtaataaaaaactataaaaaattatatatacttttataattaatactaactaatttcatcatcagattcatcaaaatcataaaaaaacacacttaaaaacgacatgaaatgcttgaaattgacacaaaaagtcaaaaacatcaaaatccCATAAGGCGCATCTTtcttagcgcctcagcccctctgaggcacatatacattaaaaacaccatgaggcgcgcctcagactcgtttttttggccgtttcgcctcgaggcgcgcctgaggcgcacgcctcaaacgttttttaaaaccatgactAGAATATAagttatacattgtttaaaacatGAGCCTTTGAGGATGCCCTACTAGACACAACACCAGAAAATAATTCTGATACTCATACAGttaaattttaataaaaagaACTACATCAATGAAACTAATTGCTATTTGTAATTTAGCAAAGACCCGACACCTAACTTATTATCGAGCAATGTTTTAAACCATAGTTGTTGATAGCGAATAGCGGACGATAGCGACAAGCTACTTATACGCTACGTAGCGATAGGATgaaatagcgggcgctatttcATGTTTATCGATACAATAGAAGAAAATttttagaaatattttttttttgtaaattttacCAAATCCCctccgcggtcaggggtaccgtgcattacccttttttttattataaacactAACAAATTACAAAAATCTCACTGTTTACCGCTATTTGTCACTACTAGCTATATAGCGACACATGAGcgctacgctattcgctataATTAAAGCGTGTGCCTGAGAAAACAAAACGTGcacttaaataaaaaaataaataaaaacttcATTAAAGCAATAAAGtactcaaaaccaaaaccaaaatgtTCATACTCGCACTTAAAAAGTCTCAGATAACAAAATACTCAAAACCAACATGTTAATATTCGAAAACAAAAAGTTCATTAAAGTAATAAAAGAGTAAGgagctgtttggcaacatctgaatggttaagtgttgaactagtaagaggtctgaaccatagTTGTCAAAAGCGAGCGCCATGTGCGCCTAGGCGCAATTTCCAGGCGAGGCGCATCAATTGCGCTTTTCTCCAAGCAGTGGTTCAGGCGCATTTCCGGCGAGATTCTCAGATTCCGGCGAGATTTTGGCGAAAGTTCTGCACATTCCGGCTAACTTCTGGTGGTGAAAGAAGTAGATTTACTCTGGTGGATAAATTATGTGATGTTGTAGATTGCCGGAGGCTAGAGTTGCAGGTTAGTGAAGGAGATAGTGAGAGGAAGAAGAGATGGAACGGGGTAGACAGGAAAATAAAAAGGCAGACTTTTTAAATAGTTATTATTCAGTTGTGTCTTGGTAAAGTAGCTACTGTGCTTTGCCTAATATGTGAACAGTGACTTGTCACAAAGTAGGACTGGATTGTCAACAGTGGTTGGGTTGCAGAAAGTGTGCTGAAGGTTTTCTATATTTGTTTTATCATCTTTTAAATGAATTGtgtttaattttaaataaattatgttATAGGTTTTTCATTTCAGGCATACTAGATTGCAAAATGAAGGcctataatatattatatatttatataagttaGTACACAGCCACATCAGTTAAGAGTTTCTTTTTCACTAATTATCTTAAAGGTTTTAAATTGTTAGATGCTAGTTAGATGATTTTAATATCTAATTATAtcagttttaaaaatatatttggaGATTAATAGCATCAATGAAACTAATATCACTATGTAACATTATATATATTCATTTAAGTGCGCTTTTTTTTTCTCAGGCCCgcgctttttttgcgctttgcgcctaggccctAGGCGAGGcatatgcgccttgagtgcgcctagcgaCTTTGATAACTatggtctgaaccattaagtgttgaaccaataaggcaaatgtctgaccaattcagagtagaggtcttaaccattcagactctgtataatgcttaaccattcagaagcaaatgtttgaaccattgagacatctgctcgtgaaataaacagtctgaaccattaagtgtttaaccagtaagaggtctgaacaccgttaagagtctcattaagaggtaaacaaacagccccctAAAACTTGAAAGCAAAAAAATACTACAGAAAAAGCCCTATAAATACCGCAGAAAAAGTGAAATTTACGAATTAATAAAGAAAAATAT
It encodes:
- the LOC110927166 gene encoding receptor-like protein EIX2 produces the protein MHPQVFFIFSLLLLDLQTITTNQLVAMGRDTNGVVINKKCIDKDRRALLDLKTRLQDPKGVLSTWKTEEEADDCCKWNGVTCNGTTGHVTQLELSGLGGEIGPSLSDLAYLEQFALECPERCVIENIDWLANLSHLQTLSMEGIFIAKANHWVDVFQTLQKLSSLTLYKCDLSQVMYPAYSSSFDNSFSSSIQTLELSNNNLNSSMYHWLFPLTSNNLSTLDLSENMLDGIPKYFGNLCGLTSLRINNNSAPIKFPDFLRNLSGCTSDTLQLLQAIRSQLTGPISDEIQVYSSLKFLNLFNNHLNGAISDKLWELPMLETFVAFSNFLSGAISENIGKSKLWKLHLSNNSLNGVSDRSADHMLNMSYVEYIDLSSCKLGPRFPRWIQKLKNLTRLDIANNGISDSVPLDFWNKWPSQLAYLNLSSNNITMEVPDLLSNFNGLSSAIDLSSNNLYGPIPNVSSTVMLLNLSRNKFSGGISFLCEIVGGYLYFLDLSNNFLTGQVPDCLWNFKSLDVLNLGHNNFFGRLPASIESLFNLEVLYLYKNKFTGELPLSLKNCTNLKFLNLGVNNFSGNVPAWIGENLSKLYVLSLSANNFFGTIPLQLCQLVNLQLLDLSKNNLFGTIPSCMNNLTTMVQEGLIPTRTEYVFSIPWYNPRYAHQDFIFHSYFDHATIEWQGNVREFSSILGLLRIIDLSSNNLTGQFPYELTNLHGLIALNLSKNALGGEIPWKIGDMKKLLTLDISRNNFSGGIPSSMAQMTSINYLDVSYNNLSGRIPSSTQLQSFEPSRYSGNAGLCGPPITKNCIGDDESEVPPTLGESEGGREDVDELQRWFYIGGGSGFVTGFWIVCGTLVLNRHLRHAFFHFLDRVKNVVYVKVMVFIAKLQRAAL